In Deltaproteobacteria bacterium, the genomic window TAAGATGGCCAATCTCTTCAGAATATGCCTTGTAATAACCAATAGCAGACTTAATCTGTTGTTCTGTGAGCCAGTGATAAGATTTTTGCAGGCGGTCAAAGTCCTTGTTAACGGCTTTGTATACTGCAATAACCTCCCAAACCTCAATGCCTGTGCCGGCAATCCGCGCCCTTCGTCCTGCGGTTCCTTCGGTAAAGATAATCCCCGGACATCGCTGCATCCTTACTGCCTCCTCAAGCAGTTCATTTGCTACAGCAGAAAATTCCTTGCCGGCATCTCGGGCTATTTGTTCAATCTCTTTGAGGGTTTTTTCCCGAACCCGTATACTCTTTTGAACCGTTGGCATATTCCCCCCCTAAATACATTACATTGTATGACGCTATATTACAATATAGTAACCATTGATGTCAAGCATTAAAAAGGTCATTAAA contains:
- a CDS encoding DUF433 domain-containing protein, with amino-acid sequence MPTVQKSIRVREKTLKEIEQIARDAGKEFSAVANELLEEAVRMQRCPGIIFTEGTAGRRARIAGTGIEVWEVIAVYKAVNKDFDRLQKSYHWLTEQQIKSAIGYYKAYSEEIGHLIKQNEELTEWHVHKRYPFLIRGSH